One Oreochromis niloticus isolate F11D_XX linkage group LG16, O_niloticus_UMD_NMBU, whole genome shotgun sequence genomic window carries:
- the LOC109197356 gene encoding uncharacterized protein LOC109197356, with amino-acid sequence MEEELTQLRDLVAQLQAENRRMRQERGSEQPGTSAAATGSSTNGHSAVSAPATERLIYIPRERKCPWFNGKTGIGIAEWVEEVQACLRVRHLSPADQALFIYDHLEGEPREEIKYRLPEEKDDPEKILTILQELYGCTKSYVSLQEEFFSRRQQEGETLQEFSHALMCLMDRVAKQSPHVLLNKDVLLRDQFVENVLDCFLRRELKQYVRSHPTATLMDVRHEAILWERGGMPGGGRDRSYSVPPALGFQHTVQEVPFRGSPAGIAPYASEIRELKEILKSQQEQLNQLAKSLAALNSASTPYPASRNKAVICRRCQKVGHFARECPGEPTVMPVQSAGTATQASLSNVVCSSMQENFHPLNH; translated from the coding sequence ATGGAGGAAGAGCTCACACAGCTACGAGACTTGGTAGCTCAGCTGCAAGCAGAAAATCGGCGGATGCGGCAAGAGCGAGGATCGGAGCAACCTGGCACCAGTGCTGCTGCTACAGGTTCATCCACCAATGGGCATTCTGCTGTCTCAGCTCCCGCGACTGAGAGACTGATTTATATTCCTCGGGAGAGGAAGTGCCCATGGTTCAACGGTAAGACTGGTATAGGTATTGCCGAATGGGTGGAAGAGGTGCAGGCCTGTTTGAGGGTACGACATCTTTCACCAGCCGACCAAGCCCTTTTCATCTATGATCATCTAGAAGGCGAGCCCAGAGAAGAAATTAAATATCGGCTTCCAGAGGAGAAAGACGATCCCGAAAAGATTTTGACTATTTTACAGGAACTGTATGGATGTACTAAGTCATATGTTTCTCTGCAGGAAGAGTTCTTTTCAAGACGACAGCAGGAAGGAGAAACATTGCAAGAGTTTTCGCATGCTCTTATGTGCCTCATGGACAGAGTTGCGAAACAGTCCCCtcatgttctgctgaacaaagATGTGTTGCTTAGAGACCAATTTGTTGAAAATGTGCTTGATTGTTTCTTACGCAGAGAATTAAAACAGTATGTCCGCAGCCACCCTACTGCCACCTTGATGGATGTTCGTCATGAGGCTATATTATGGGAGCGTGGAGGTATGCCAGGGGGCGGGAGGGATAGAAGTTACTCGGTTCCCCCGGCGCTAGGCTTTCAACACACTGTCCAGGAGGTCCCTTTTAGAGGTAGTCCCGCAGGTATTGCACCCTATGCCTCTGAAATACGGGAGTTAAAAGAGATTCTTAAAAGTCAGCAAGAGCAGTTGAATCAGCTCGCAAAGAGTCTTGCTGCTTTGAATAGTGCTTCCACACCATATCCTGCCTCACGTAATAAGGCTGTCATTTGTAGACGGTGCCAAAAGGTTGGGCATTTTGCCAGAGAGTGCCCTGGTGAGCCCACAGTCATGCCTGTGCAGTCAGCTGGTACAGCAACGCAAGCCAGTTTGAGTAATGTCGTTTGTTCTTCCATGCAGGAAAACTTCCACCCCCTGAACCATTGA